A single window of Nicotiana tomentosiformis chromosome 1, ASM39032v3, whole genome shotgun sequence DNA harbors:
- the LOC104104300 gene encoding uncharacterized protein isoform X2, which translates to MKPMRMTNFEWQKSLHMFQKLNLSTFLNTGSLIKFSKLPKLILRIEKSCYNPREKKKGTSDAPSSKDMFVATRSRKPGRVYKESYEDPMRKIVEMEKIQTQ; encoded by the exons ATGAAGCCTATGCGAATGACGAACTTCGAATGGCAAAAAAGCCTACATATGTTTCAGAAGCTGAATTTAAGTACCTTCTTGAATACTGGAAGTCTGATAAAGTTCAG CAAACTTCCAAAACTAATACTGAGAATCGAAAAAAGTTGCTACAATCCGCGAG AAAAAAAGAAGGGAACTTCTGATGCTCCGTCAAGTAAGGACATGTTTGTGGCAACAAGATCAAGAAAACCTGGTCGAGTATACAAGGAATCATATGAAGATCCAATGCGCAAAATT gtTGAAATGGAGAAAATACAAACTCAATAA
- the LOC104104300 gene encoding uncharacterized protein isoform X1, with translation MGPEHPGRVRLYGRGVAKTILKQKFENSGPSSNTTDEIMQQKIEGMEERMQQRMHKKFEEQQKTWRQQITLNVVAQLQHLNPDLRIDPNMLTFGGRSLGEASSAKQAAIQPINRPFAGSNNQGGENEKR, from the exons ATGGGACCTGAACATCCAGGTCGCGTAAGATTGTATGGACGTGGGGTTGCAAAGACTATCTTGaaacaaaaatttgaaaattCTGGACCCTCTTCAAATACTACTGATGAGATAATGCAGCAAAAAATAGAGGGAATGGAAGAGAGAATGCAACAAAGGATGCATAAAAAGTTCGAGGAACAACAGAAAACTTGGCGGCAACAAATCACACTTAATGTTGTTGCACAACTTCAGCATCTTAACCCAGATTTACGAATTGATCCTAATATGCTAACATTCGGTGGTCGTTCACTCGGAGAAGCTTCCTCTGCAAAACAAGCTGCAATTCAACCAATTAATCGTCCATTTGCTGGCAGTAATAATCAAG GTGGAGAAAATGAAAAAAGGTAA